One Methanococcus aeolicus Nankai-3 DNA segment encodes these proteins:
- the cobJ gene encoding precorrin-3B C(17)-methyltransferase yields MLYIVGIGPGNKEYFTEQAESVLNSVDSIVCYKGYEKFIKRFNKPIYTSGMKKEIDRVDYALKEAKNKNIALVSSGDATIYGMASLSYELNNKNNYNVDIEVISGLTSASLCSAILGAPLNHDFAVISLSDLLTPLDIILKRVNSLLMGDFVIAIYNPLSKSRKEPFLKCFEIIQNHSKQNNLNLVVGIVKNAGRDNEEYKMTTINDLMDNLEEYMKYIDMNTTIIVGSSNTKIINNKMITPRGYLNKYLK; encoded by the coding sequence ATGCTATATATTGTTGGAATAGGTCCGGGAAATAAAGAATATTTTACGGAACAGGCTGAATCTGTTTTAAATTCCGTTGATTCAATTGTATGCTATAAAGGATATGAAAAATTTATAAAAAGATTTAATAAACCAATTTACACATCAGGAATGAAAAAAGAAATAGATAGAGTGGATTATGCACTAAAAGAAGCAAAAAATAAAAATATAGCATTGGTATCAAGTGGAGATGCCACAATATATGGAATGGCTTCACTATCCTATGAATTAAATAATAAAAATAACTATAATGTTGATATAGAGGTAATAAGTGGCTTAACTTCTGCAAGTTTATGCTCTGCAATATTGGGAGCTCCATTAAATCATGACTTCGCCGTTATTAGTTTAAGTGATTTATTAACTCCATTAGACATCATATTAAAAAGAGTTAATAGTTTATTAATGGGAGATTTTGTTATTGCCATATATAATCCACTTAGTAAATCCAGAAAAGAGCCATTTTTAAAGTGCTTTGAAATAATACAAAATCATTCCAAACAAAATAATTTAAATTTGGTTGTAGGAATTGTAAAAAATGCAGGAAGAGATAACGAAGAATATAAAATGACCACAATAAACGATTTAATGGATAATTTAGAGGAATACATGAAATATATTGATATGAATACAACCATAATAGTTGGGAGCTCCAACACAAAAATAATAAACAATAAAATGATTACTCCAAGAGGGTATTTAAATAAATATTTAAAATAA
- a CDS encoding NAD(P)H-hydrate dehydratase produces MIIAGTMPIKGMDLIKGAPKLCNNKIIINNKEFPVSMGTGALIGASLKTMEYFGVENNITAITAGDIGEGDGSLKIYDELREINDDLAIIHYIKPKITKIKEVDFSGKVIGDAGGMYVGKAGEIGDKFYMFFPDVGELSFLADEEASHPAYVRGFISEIDDKEVPELIKRAHNQKMPKHMVVKGKTDYIVEDGNIVDTVGAPLIEAMECIGGTGDSLTGIVSSLIAVGYKPTKASLIGCTINRKLGQKINAKPNTQISEIINAIPEVLKEMDI; encoded by the coding sequence ATGATAATAGCAGGAACTATGCCAATTAAAGGAATGGATTTAATCAAAGGAGCTCCCAAATTATGCAACAATAAAATAATTATAAATAATAAAGAATTTCCAGTATCTATGGGGACGGGGGCTTTAATAGGAGCATCTTTAAAAACTATGGAATATTTTGGAGTAGAAAATAATATAACAGCAATTACGGCAGGAGACATCGGAGAAGGAGATGGTAGTTTAAAAATATATGACGAATTAAGAGAAATAAATGACGATTTGGCAATAATCCACTACATAAAACCAAAAATAACAAAAATAAAAGAAGTTGATTTTTCCGGTAAAGTAATAGGTGATGCTGGTGGAATGTATGTGGGAAAAGCGGGGGAAATAGGGGATAAATTTTATATGTTTTTTCCAGATGTCGGAGAGCTTTCTTTTTTGGCTGACGAAGAGGCATCCCATCCTGCCTATGTGAGAGGATTTATATCAGAAATTGACGATAAAGAAGTGCCCGAACTTATAAAAAGAGCACATAATCAAAAGATGCCAAAGCACATGGTAGTTAAAGGAAAAACCGACTATATCGTTGAAGATGGCAATATTGTCGATACCGTGGGAGCTCCCTTAATTGAGGCCATGGAATGCATAGGTGGAACAGGCGATAGTTTAACAGGAATTGTATCTTCTTTAATAGCCGTAGGATATAAACCTACAAAGGCGTCATTAATAGGATGCACCATAAACAGAAAATTAGGACAGAAAATAAATGCAAAACCAAATACACAAATTTCCGAAATAATAAATGCAATTCCAGAAGTTTTAAAGGAAATGGACATATAA
- a CDS encoding protease inhibitor I42 family protein, translating into MWDYVIDNNEIINITANNYSTTNNGKVGSGGTHHWNVVGLKKGHATIIFNYNLWESDSMVKTVRYEITVE; encoded by the coding sequence ATGTGGGACTATGTCATAGATAATAATGAAATAATTAATATTACGGCAAATAATTACAGTACTACGAATAATGGCAAAGTTGGAAGCGGGGGCACCCATCATTGGAATGTCGTAGGTCTGAAAAAAGGACACGCCACAATAATATTTAACTATAACCTATGGGAAAGCGATAGCATGGTTAAAACAGTAAGATATGAAATAACCGTAGAATAA
- a CDS encoding 4Fe-4S binding protein: MDDDNNKSNKWNLSLNDMGRSLTLFAVFMGYALFTYFKTKNIFLIFNFVYIGSSIALGLFLINGAPRKLIPTIRRIILFLIGIYLLVYVGFIRTENMQMEGFFFYLFGGIFAGSTIHYLIAKIFGPIIFGRGFCGWACWIVMIFELLPYKKSRGRIKNLGIVKYIVLFLSFGIVLYFWNRGYTIYNYPEREILWFVVGLLLYYLSGIILAFAFNDNRAFCKYLCPIPPIQNILGRFSLIKMSIDKDKCVDCGLCEKNCPMDIKLLDYKNENKRILSTECILCSTCSSVCPKHAISTKIKFDFGKDILNYKIDKK, translated from the coding sequence ATGGATGATGATAATAATAAATCTAATAAATGGAATTTATCATTAAATGATATGGGTCGTTCTTTAACCCTATTTGCGGTATTTATGGGTTATGCATTATTTACTTATTTTAAAACAAAAAACATATTTTTAATATTTAATTTTGTATATATTGGCAGTAGTATTGCATTAGGACTATTCCTTATAAACGGAGCTCCCAGAAAATTAATCCCTACAATAAGAAGAATAATATTATTTTTAATAGGTATTTATTTACTGGTTTATGTTGGATTTATAAGAACAGAAAATATGCAAATGGAAGGATTTTTCTTTTATCTATTCGGAGGGATTTTTGCAGGCTCTACAATTCATTATTTAATTGCAAAAATATTTGGTCCAATAATATTTGGACGGGGATTTTGCGGTTGGGCTTGTTGGATAGTTATGATATTTGAATTATTGCCATACAAAAAATCAAGAGGAAGAATAAAAAATTTAGGAATTGTTAAATATATTGTATTATTTCTATCTTTTGGTATTGTGCTTTATTTCTGGAACAGAGGATATACAATATACAATTATCCAGAACGAGAAATATTGTGGTTTGTTGTGGGGCTATTGTTATATTATTTATCGGGAATTATTTTGGCTTTTGCATTTAATGACAATAGGGCATTTTGTAAATATTTATGTCCTATTCCGCCGATACAGAACATATTAGGAAGATTTTCTTTAATTAAAATGTCAATAGATAAAGATAAATGTGTAGATTGCGGATTATGTGAAAAAAATTGCCCAATGGATATAAAATTATTAGACTATAAAAATGAAAATAAACGGATATTATCAACAGAATGTATATTGTGTAGCACATGTTCCTCGGTTTGTCCAAAACATGCTATTAGTACAAAAATAAAATTTGATTTTGGAAAAGATATTTTAAACTATAAAATTGATAAAAAATAA